The Aspergillus fumigatus Af293 chromosome 3, whole genome shotgun sequence region TGTCTGTCTCTTGTCGTCATCATGAATCATCCGCGCAATACCGACATTTTTCTCATAAGGTATGCAAGGAAGCAACATTCAAAGTATTGAATGTCAGTAGTTTCGCATGACTAGTTGTATCAAGGACTGCCAGCCATATTGATCCATTAATCACATCCGGTCCAATCTATTCCATACTCAGTAATCAACATGGCCCTCCCCTTCATCCCATTCATCCCCCTCTGCTTCCAATGCGGCACGAACCAGAATCCTTGCCGGTGCAAAGTCGTCGGGCCAACATTAGGTATGGGATCCTCTCAAGGAGTAAAGGGATGACTCTCACGAGTGTTTCGATAGGCTTCTTCACGACTATTGTGGCTGCTGTATGGAATTGCTATACTTCGTGCTAAGAATTAAAGCACGGACTGACATGCCCAGGTTGTTTGCTACCCAGCGTCTCTCTTTTGCGGTTGTTGCTTCACGAAGACCGGGAAGGAGTAAGTGCTCTGCTGGACTGCAATCTGCGCTCAGAGGATTGTTGGTTGACTGTTGATAGCATGTTGGGGTATCCGGTCACGTTGAACGGGATTGTTTCTGATGCGATACCAATATAGTTTTGACTCATTCATGATGATGTCGGCGTATATACTAGGTGTATATTCCCTATCTGTTTTTTAAATATATTGAGTAGGTCGGATATCTTACTCTCTCATTTGAGAACAGTGGTAATGATATAGCCCTATATAATAAGTACAATGGAATAAAAGACACATGATTCGTGGTATTGGGCTGTCAGTAGAACCAACTTTGCCGCAATTTAGTTGACGTAGCTCTACTCCTTACTAAGGTCATAGTTTACCTTAGCTTCCATCTACAATACCTCGTTATCATCCATAccatgacaatgacaataGTTATTATTAGGAAATTTGCAACACGAGTGAGGAATCATCTGCAGCGCATTATATCATCGACAGAACGAGACAAGTATAAAGAAGAGGTATACGAAGTCGTCATGAACAATGTAAGCAATAAGAGGTATCCAGAGAAATCAACCCGCCCAATTGGTATCATCCATCATCCTTGCCGAACAACACGTCCTGTGTGCGTCTACTTGAGCTTGTCCTTGAGCCGGGACCAGAaactcttctttttcttcttctcctccttcatttcATTCCTCAGGCCGTTGCGTTGGCCGGCTGGCTTGGATGGACCGTTAGTGGTGCCTGCTGTCTGTACCTGAGGAGAAGTAGTGGCGGGAGCAGCCGTGGGTTGTGAAGGGGCCGGGGTTCCTTCGGTCTGGCGCTCAGAAGGACCGACAGCTTTATCGGGAATTGAGCTAGGCATAACTGTTGTGGAGCCCTCACTTTGACCTGTTCTGGCACCAGCTCCAGGACCAGAAACTTCCGGGGCCTTCGCTGAAGCAACACCGGTGGTAACGGTAGGGCCTTGAGGGGAGCCGGCACCGGGAGACAATGGCTGCGATTGAGGCTCAACGCCTGTGGCTCGAGGAGCGCTTTCAGTGGTggcggcagtggcagtgggAGCAGGCGCGCCAGCATGTTCTTCCCTGGGGACTgtcttctgcagctcatcctccatctccttcttctcctcgacggCCTCTGGATTAGCAGCGGCCTCGGGGTCCTTGTGAGCTTCGGCAATGGAGTGCTTCACTGGTTCAGGTACTTCATCGGCAGGTGCTCCGCCGCTCGTTTGAGTTGAACCAATTACAGCAGAGATGCTCGGAGCAGGTGTACCACAAGACTCATCCCTGGTGACTCGTTTTTGGAGTtcattctccatttccttcttctcttcgacAGCCTCCTTGTTTGCAGCGGCCTCGGGGTCTCTGTGGGACTCAGCGATCGATTCCCTCACGACTTTCGGGACCTCATCGGCTACACCCTCGGCGGCCCCGTGGGGCCTCTGGGACTCGAGTGGGACAGAAGCAGCAAGAGCGGCGGTTGTGGAGGTGGGTGCTGCAGACTGAATGGTAACACCAGGATCTCTGAATCTCTGACTGGGCTCACCCACGGGCTCGAGAACAGTAGCAGCACTGGGATCCTGCGTATAACCGGTAGGATCTGTCCGAGCAGTAGACTGGACAGTGTTGCTGGTGAAAGTGCTGGGGTCGGGTACCTTCTCACCAGGTTTCAGACTAATTGGATTGCCGCTGGTACCAGAAGCCGGGATAGGGTTGACGGAAAACGTTCCTGCTTCTTGTCCAGGAGTCTCTGGGAAAGTACCGGGCACATTGGATCGCTGTTCAAGGGGAACAGCCTTCGCAAGCTCTGCAGTTGTCGATCCGGGGGCGGCGGATGATATGATTGCCTCATTGGCCCTCTTCTCGGTATCCTTGTGAATACCGGCCGCTATTGCCGCTTCTGTCACTTCTGGAGTAACAGTCGCCATTGTGGTACCGTTGGTTTGTGGAGGATTTGATGCTTGTTTGAGTTGTCTGGGATAGAGAACGTTATTGATATTTCCGTTTCCGTCGTCCTCTTCAGCAGCACTGCTATCCGTCGTCCAAATGCCGTCGACGACGAACTTTTATAGTCAAATAAAAATTGTTAGATGTGTCCACAATGATTGAGTTGAAGGTTGTCTTATAAGTAAAAAACTGGAAGCTGGGCGAGCCAAAGAAACCAAGGTGAGAGCGAGGTGGTGATATGACGTCAGTGGAAGTAAGCGGAAGCCTT contains the following coding sequences:
- a CDS encoding carbohydrate-binding module family 48 protein, translating into MSTSSWKMGSYTFQWPHPANEVFVTGSFDDWGKTVKLDRSGDVFTKEVQLPSADDKVHYKFVVDGIWTTDSSAAEEDDGNGNINNVLYPRQLKQASNPPQTNGTTMATVTPEVTEAAIAAGIHKDTEKRANEAIISSAAPGSTTAELAKAVPLEQRSNVPGTFPETPGQEAGTFSVNPIPASGTSGNPISLKPGEKVPDPSTFTSNTVQSTARTDPTGYTQDPSAATVLEPVGEPSQRFRDPGVTIQSAAPTSTTAALAASVPLESQRPHGAAEGVADEVPKVVRESIAESHRDPEAAANKEAVEEKKEMENELQKRVTRDESCGTPAPSISAVIGSTQTSGGAPADEVPEPVKHSIAEAHKDPEAAANPEAVEEKKEMEDELQKTVPREEHAGAPAPTATAATTESAPRATGVEPQSQPLSPGAGSPQGPTVTTGVASAKAPEVSGPGAGARTGQSEGSTTVMPSSIPDKAVGPSERQTEGTPAPSQPTAAPATTSPQVQTAGTTNGPSKPAGQRNGLRNEMKEEKKKKKSFWSRLKDKLK